Genomic window (Mycolicibacterium smegmatis):
CGCGCGAGCCCAGCTCGGGGTACACCGACGCCACCACGATGTGCACGTTGGCGATGCCGCCGTTGGTGGCCCAGGTCTTGGTGCCGTTGAGCACCCATTCGCGCGTGGCCTCGTCGAAGCGCGCGCGTGTGCGGATGGCGCCGACGTCGGACCCCGCATCCGGCTCCGAGGAACAGAACGCCCCGAGCTTCGGCTCGTCGGCCGTGCCGAACATCTCGGGGAGCCACTGGCCCAGCTGCTCGGGGGTGCCGTTGCCGGCCAGGGCCGCGGCCGCCAGACCCGTTCCCAGAATCGACAGCGCGATGCCTGCGTCGCCCCAGAACAGCTCCTCGAACACCGTGAGCATGCCGATGCCGGTGGGCTCGGCGGCCTGCTGGGCGAACAGCTCGGGGGAGTAGAGCCCGACCTTGGCCGCCTCCTGGATCACCGGCCACGGCGTCTCTTCCCGCTCATCCCATTCGGCCGCCGCAGGGCGCACGACCTCCGCGGCGAACTGGTGCACCCAGTCGCGCACCTCGATCACGTCGTCGCTCAGCTGAAGTGAGAACGTCACAGTATGCACTCCTGAAATCGGTTGTTGGTCAACGGTTGTCGGTCTGGTTGTCGGTCCGGTGCTGCTCGATGGCGGCGACGGTCTGGGCGACCCAGGCCTCGAAGAAACGGTCGTGGTCGACGTTGCCGGGGGTGCGTCCGTTCAGTGCGTGCAACGTGGCGACGTACGACAGCGACGCGATCGCCACGGCGGCGGTGGCCTCCGGGTCGGGGATTTCGGTGCGGCCGGCGCGGTTGGATGCGGCCAGTTCGTCGGCAAAGCGTTGGTAGGCGTTGTCGGTGATCACCTGCCAGGTCTTCTCGTCGAGGTCACCGAGTTCGTCGGGTTCACGCAGCATCACCCTCAGCAACTCTTCGCTCTGCGTCAGGTTCGTCCAGATCAGCTGACCCGCGCTGCGGACCGCGTCTTCGACGGTGCGCGGTTTCTCGGCGTCGTACTGCTCGCGCGCGGCCACGATGTTGTCGATGCGGTGCGTGATCGCGGCCTCCAGCAACTCGCGCTTGGAGCCGAAGTGCTTGTAGAGCGCACCCGATCCGGGGGCGAGGCCGGCCTGCTGCTGAATCTCGGCGACCGACGTCGCCGCATAGCCCTTCGCGGCGAACAGCTTCAACGCGGCGGCCATGAGACGGTCGCGGGCGGCGGACATGGTGAGAGAGTACTCACTCACCTCGGCGCGGCAATAACCGCCCCCGCAGCGGGCAGGCGGACGATCAGACCACGCGCGAATCAGAATGCGCGTGTGAACTGAGGTGCGCGACGATGTCGGCGCGCAGTTGGTCCATGCTCAGGCACGGATCGACCTTGCCGGTGTCCCACTCCTGGTGGCCGAGCACGTGCGAGGCGGACCGGTTGATGTGCCGCAGGATCGCTGCGCAGCAGCGGACGTAACTCAGGTACTGCTCCCGGGGGTACTTCTGACGGCGTCTCATTTCTGCGTGGATCCCGATGGTGCGGGTGTCGACGTCGTCGCGCGGCAGGTCGGGGTGATAGCCGGGGCCGGCATGATGGGCCACCCCCGCGGCCACCACCGCGACGGTGCCGTCGCGTCGTATCAGCACGTTCGACAACGGGCCTGGTCGCTCCCCGGTGCCCAGTGCGATGGCGTCCGTGGCGATGTCGTCACCTGCGGTGTTGTGGCACATGATGCCCCAGATGTCGTCGAAGTCGCCGTCACCGTTCGCGCGCCAGCCGTCGATCTCGTCGACGTCGAGTCCTTCGGCGCGAAGGGCGTCGGCAAGCCAGACC
Coding sequences:
- a CDS encoding peptidoglycan recognition protein family protein — its product is MMVWLADALRAEGLDVDEIDGWRANGDGDFDDIWGIMCHNTAGDDIATDAIALGTGERPGPLSNVLIRRDGTVAVVAAGVAHHAGPGYHPDLPRDDVDTRTIGIHAEMRRRQKYPREQYLSYVRCCAAILRHINRSASHVLGHQEWDTGKVDPCLSMDQLRADIVAHLSSHAHSDSRVV
- a CDS encoding TetR/AcrR family transcriptional regulator, which encodes MSAARDRLMAAALKLFAAKGYAATSVAEIQQQAGLAPGSGALYKHFGSKRELLEAAITHRIDNIVAAREQYDAEKPRTVEDAVRSAGQLIWTNLTQSEELLRVMLREPDELGDLDEKTWQVITDNAYQRFADELAASNRAGRTEIPDPEATAAVAIASLSYVATLHALNGRTPGNVDHDRFFEAWVAQTVAAIEQHRTDNQTDNR